From the Psychrobacter sp. P11F6 genome, the window AGCCCTACTTTCCACAAGACATTACCGCCCAAAATAAAGAATATTAACGAGCCAATATTGGTCGATAAATTCAATACCTTTGCTGCGCCTGTTGCTTCGATAATTTGACGACCGCGCAATGCCACGTTGCCGAGCGCAAAAAACATCCCTGTGCCTGGTCCAATATAACCATCATAAAAACCAATTAGCGGTGCAACCACTTTTTGCCATTTACCTTCTGAGATACGCGGCGCAGCTTCTACTTCGCCAAGTCGAGGCGCAAACAAGGTATAAATCCCGATAGCCGCAATCAAAAACGGAATCAGTGTCTCAAGCAGATCTGGCGGCGACATCTGTACAGCGATAGTGCCGAGAACAGAACCGATAAAAGCGCCAACGATAGCTACTTTGATACGTTGCGGTTTGACCACCCCTTTTCTAATCATCGTAATAGAGGCTGCTAGCGCACCTGAAGCGGCTTGTAGCTTATTGGTACCAAGCGTTAGCACTGGTGGGATATTGGCGAGTAACATGGCGGGGATGGTCAATAAACCGCCACCACCAGCGATGGCATCAATAAAGCCTGCCAACGCTGCCACAGCGGTGAGCATTAATATAACCTC encodes:
- a CDS encoding TSUP family transporter — translated: MDLSLSLEVILMLTAVAALAGFIDAIAGGGGLLTIPAMLLANIPPVLTLGTNKLQAASGALAASITMIRKGVVKPQRIKVAIVGAFIGSVLGTIAVQMSPPDLLETLIPFLIAAIGIYTLFAPRLGEVEAAPRISEGKWQKVVAPLIGFYDGYIGPGTGMFFALGNVALRGRQIIEATGAAKVLNLSTNIGSLIFFILGGNVLWKVGLAMMVGQTIGAYFGSHMVVKGGSKLIRPMIVVVCLAMVTKYVFG